A genome region from Macaca nemestrina isolate mMacNem1 chromosome 15, mMacNem.hap1, whole genome shotgun sequence includes the following:
- the LOC139358369 gene encoding LOW QUALITY PROTEIN: kin of IRRE-like protein 2 (The sequence of the model RefSeq protein was modified relative to this genomic sequence to represent the inferred CDS: substituted 2 bases at 2 genomic stop codons), giving the protein MGRGRSSQEADPGGASWIGPSWGLPETQGAELAGVSERQRLRMSSPGGLQARDRGSLGWGEESSAKGAPGQGDRRSASEEEVDREARATANLVNLGGHTLRMLVPALLVLLFCFRGSADRSPHFLQQPEDLVVLLGEEARLRCALGAYWGLVQGTXSGLALGGQRDPRGWSRYWISGNAANGQHDLHIRPVELEDEASYECQATQAGLRSRPAQLHVLVPPEVPQVLGGPSVSLIAGVPVNLTRRSLGDACPTPELLXFRDGVRLDGTTFHQTLLKEGTPGSVESTLTLTPSSHDDGATLVCRAWSQALPAGRDTAITLSLQYPPEVTLSASPHTVQEGEKVTFLCQATAQPPVTGYRWAKGGSSVLGTRGPRLEVVAGASFLTEPVSCEVSNAVGSANRSTALDVLFGPILQAKPEPVSVDVGEDASFSCAWRGNPLPRVIWTRRCGAQVLGSGDALRLPSVGPQDAGDYVCRAEPGLSGQGGCAAEAPLTVNAPLVVTALESSHGTSLDNSGLSSGSQRDQQLADKAFLN; this is encoded by the exons ATGGGAAGAGGGCGGAGCTCCCAGGAGGCGGACCCGGGCGGGGCGAGCTGGATTGGGCCCTCTTGGGGTCTCCCAGAGACCCAGGGCGCGGAACTGGCAGGCGTTTCAGAGCGTCAGAGGCTGCGGATGAGCTCACCTGGAGGACTCCAGGCCAGAGACAGGGGTTCTCTAGGCTGGGGAGAAGAGTCGAGCGCGAAGGGGGCTCCGGGCCAGGGTGACAGGAGGAGTGCTTCCGAGGAAGAAGTTGACAGGGAGGCCCGTGCGACTGCAAATCTCGTGAACCTTGGGGGACACACGCTCAGGATGCTGGTCCCCGCCCTCCTCGTCCTGCTCTTCTGCTTCAGAGGGAGCGCAG ACCGGTCGCCCCATTTCCTGCAACAGCCAGAGGACCTGGTGGTGCTGCTGGGGGAGGAAGCCCGGCTGCGGTGTGCTCTGGGCGCCTACTGGGGGCTAGTTCAGGGGACTTAGAGTGGGCTGGCCCTAGGGGGCCAAAGGGACCCGCGAG GGTGGTCCCGGTACTGGATATCAGGGAATGCAGCCAATGGCCAGCATGACCTCCACATTAGGCCCGTGGAGCTAGAGGATGAAGCATCATATGAATGTCAGGCTACACAAGCAGGCCTCCGCTCGAGACCAGCCCAACTTCACGTGCTGG TCCCCCCAGAAGTCCCCCAGGTGCTGGGCGGCCCCTCTGTGTCTCTCATTGCTGGAGTTCCTGTGAACCTGACACGTCGGAGCCTTGGGGATGCCTGCCCTACCCCTGAATTGCTGTAGTTCCGAGATGGGGTCCGGTTGGATGGAACCACCTTCCATCAG ACCCTGCTGAAGGAAGGGACCCCTGGATCAGTGGAGAGCACCTTAACCCTGACCCCTTCCAGCCATGATGATGGAGCCACCTTGGTCTGCagggcctggagccaggccctgcctgcggGAAGGGACACAGCTATCACACTGAGCCTGCAGT ACCCCCCAGAGGTGACTCTGTCTGCTTCACCACACACTgtgcaggagggagagaaggtcACTTTCCTGTGCCAGGCCACAGCCCAGCCTCCAGTCACAGGCTACAG GTGGGCAAAAGGGGGCTCCTCGGTGCTCGGGACCCGTGGGCCAAGGTTGGAGGTCGTGGCAGGCGCCTCGTTCCTGACTGAGCCCGTGTCCTGCGAGGTCAGCAACGCCGTGGGCAGCGCCAACCGCAGCACTGCGCTGGATGTGCTGT TTGGGCCGATTCTGCAGGCAAAGCCGGAGCCCGTGTCCGTGGACGTGGGGGAAGACGCCTCCTTCAGCTGTGCCTGGCGCGGGAACCCGCTTCCACGGGTAATCTGGACCCGCCGCTGTGGCGCGCAG GTGCTGGGCTCTGGAGACGCACTGCGCCTTCCGTCGGTGGGACCACAGGACGCAGGAGACTATGTGTGCAGGGCTGAGCCTGGGCTCTCGGGCCAGGGGGGCTGCGCCGCGGAGGCTCCGCTGACTGTGAACG CTCCCCTAGTAGTGACAGCCCTTGAGTCTAGCCATGGAACTAGTCTCGACAACAGTGGGTTGTCATCTGGGTCCCAAAGAGATCAACAGCTTGCTGACAAAGCTTTTCTTAATTGA